The genomic segment TAATTGAAGAAAAGTGTATTGTGCCAAAAACGTTTAATAAGGTACTATCTAATTTCgaggaaattataaaaaattggaAGTTAAATTTCCCAGATATCAATACAGAAAAtctcttttttcatttatattttttatcagaattatataaggagaaaagatatatatgcCAAAATTGTGGTTCAGTAGAATGTGAAAAAGATCCTTTTATGAAGACTAAATGTTTAAATAATTTCTGTTTCTTATGTCATAAACATATATCAGAGAATATGTGTCATAATACAAGGTCACAATATGCATCATTTAAATCACATATGAGTTCATTTAATgattatagaaatataatgtatccatataattatatttcctGTTTAAGTTGTTTCACGAGAAAACATATGAAGTGTGGGTACCCTCCATATATATTTGCCAAAAATACTTATTGTTATAGAAAGGACTATAGTTTTAAATCAAATAGAccatatgttttatatatgaataatccattatatatatgggaTATTTCGaatgataagaaaaatagAATTGTTGATAGTACGAAgaatgataatgatataagtgttataaatataaaagggcataaatataatacctTGTATAACCATGATAAAATTTCTGATATATATAGCATTGATGATTATGATAGTGATTACTATGATCACGATTTATcctttaaaaatgaaaatgaaaaaaataatatgtatgaaaatgaaaaaaataatatgtatgaaaatgaaaaaaataatatgtatgaaaATGAGACATTTGATAATGATATTcagagaaataaaaaaaaaagaaagtttTCTTCTTATAATTTAGGAAACCATAATTCTGATAAaatgttaaataaaaaatctaGAGATGAATATAACCATGATGACATTAGAAAAAACTttcattatgataataaacaTACAAATTATAGGAAAGAGGAAGGTAGAAATTATagtcataaaaataaatataatatttcatataataacaaatatgataataatattaataataaatataacaaacatgatgaaaataaacaGTACACAAATGATTACTTACATAGTGACGATCGTAATTATGTTCGCAATTCTGtatacgaaaaaaaaaaaaatagtatatatatgaataatcacAATgcaagaaataataataacgatcattataatttatataataataataataataaaaataataaatataataatcaacAGGGAAACACATCAGGATTAtacaaatacaaaaaatcATCAAAGAATATATCACATAATCACGTACCACAGAATtcctttaataatttaagcACTACTtctaacaaaaataataataaacataattcTTCACACAACTatgagaaaaaatattattggaATCCAAGAGAAAATggacaatataaaaataataacaataagaAAAAGCCCGAAAATAATCATAGGAAAGCTAGTGGTttgtataaaaatgtatactaAACTGGTAAATTAATCCacataattgtatatatatatatatataatatatttatataacatatttatatatttctttaaaattaAGGTCCAACATGTTTAgtgtttttattaaaataaaaaaataaaaattaaaaataaaaataaatatatcatgtatttttaatttgttttaaaaatcaaaaaaaaaaaaaaaaaaaaaaaaaaaaaaaaaaaatagcgGATCAatgaaatttttaaataattgaatttttttttttttttttttttttttttttgttattgcTGTTgtcttaattttattttttatatattcttgtaAAATTAATAGCTccttatacataaataagaCATAATTATTGGCATATACATGAAAGATACACCatcttataattataaattttgaactcaaaaaaaaaaaaaaaataaataaataaataaataaaggtaaaactttgtatataaatacacattataaaattaatattttttaaacttttatagtttcatttttgttttatgttttgcttcttttttctttttcatgtTTGTATCTTTGttgaatttataaattttaatttttcattgttTCTTTGacttttttgtttattatttcattttagtctatataataacattttattcatacattcaatttttttttttttcttttttttttttttttttggtatattttttaaatcatgAAACTATGAGTATAAAGAATAAGACCAAAGATATCAATgataaataacatattaaGGACAAGATTTTCGGAtctacaaaagaaaaaatataaagatattataattttgagATAATATGAgtaacatattatatgtgtctatattattattgttgtatTTTTTGGATTTATATTCTAACTCTTTGTTTTTAAGTAAtgagatattttttttgttacgaagttaattttttcatctaaacaagaaaataaatagaaaattatatataaagtttataaagataaatatggactctattagaagaaaaaattatgaaaattcaaaatatacaaatatatatattgaatatatgtccattttatattcattactAGAAATGTCCATTTCGTTTTCCAATTCATCTAATAACCTacaaatataagaaaaaatatacatatatatatatataaaatataatataaaataatatcaaGGGTATGTGTTATTATTCCTTTATATTgattatatcaaaaaaaaaaaaaaaaaaaaaaaaaaagaaaagaaaagaaaagaaaagaaaagaaaagaaaagaaaaaatatttactaACTTTTGTTGATCCTTTAATTCGGTATTTATTGTAATTGCAGCATGGTGTAATCTTTCTGCTGATTCAGCCAATTCTTCTAAATCGTTATCTtgtctttttaatataacctgatatataataatataaaatatatatatatatatatatgttcaaaaaaaaatatgcaaTCATCTTAATTATAAGTATGTCATCACATATGAATTGAAAATAAGTTTTTAAGATTACTGAGTTGTAgtcattatttgtattattattataacttaAAACCtacgaaaaaagaaatatatatatatatatatatatatatatatatatatatatatatatatatttatatttatttatttacacattcatcatatatttatatgacaaaataatattgtgTAATCGatcaatattattcattattgtcttataattttcttttaatatttacattattatttatattgtttgtTATCTCGTTCAATAAATTTCTTATGATTCTCAATGACTGAGTTCTTTCCTCAATTTCTTGGGAacttatattaaatttatatgaatttttttttactatattAACTGAATTATCTAAATCGTTTAAATCTTCATTTaagtattttatttcttcttttattaaattgtaTTTTTCTCTTGCAGATCTACAAAAAATTtttagaaaaacaaaaattaaagaaatacatatttaaGAAGTTTACATAGAAACACATAAGTAGTCACTCATCTATGAGATTcatatagaatatatttatatattaatttcctttagtaaataaaagtattattatatattataaaaaaaaaaaaattacatagaACTTTTATCAGGTATGTTATTCCAATTATTATATAGGCTTTGTAGTTTATTTACGGAAATATCAACCTctctataataaaaaaaaaaaaaaaaaatagagaaTTTATGAGTATGTtgtgttatatattaatatattattatatataaggaaatatattatacaatagGAAGATAAAAAGATgtgttaaaatataaaatatttaaatatttatataactctatttattttatctttttttcttgtttaacaatatatagggaatatatataatacatatatatatatatatatatatatatatatatatatatatatatatatagatatattttttttaaagtacTGTTTTGCTTCATAAAACGGATCAATTTGTTCATTCatttttacacatatattttttaattatacaaaataatataataaacaatgTTGTTGTTTTTTCTATAAGAAGACAAATATCGacgtatgtatatattttatgctACACATATATACTTGCTTCccaatttaaaaatttggttatttaatttttatgttgTTGCTTTtcttgtatttatatttaatatatcataaaaaaaaaattataaatatgttgttatatatatatgtatatatatatttacaaaataattatacaatCATAGTTAAAATGTGgtgtttttaaaaagaattaaatatatttctttatttttttacatttatttaaaaatgtaaatatctataattatatatatatattatatatatagtatatatatatttattaatttatatgtattttataaaagagATATTGTTTAATTCCTTCAATTTTTACGTTATTCTGATATTTCaacaaaattaatatatattttaatattcataatataataatttagttatatgtttttttttttttttttttttttttttccttcttgTTATCTTTCATATTCTTATATTCTATTTAAAAGAGAAGGATACACATTTTATggcatttttaaattttacttttattttaaaataaaatattacaaagaaatactgaaaaaaaaaaaagaaaaaaaatagaaaattaaATGGAAGGAgcaattaaaataaaaaaaaaagaaggaaaaatcttaaaatattatttttctcatatatatttaattataaataaatacatatatatatatatatatatatatatatatatatataatatatgtatgtatatttaaatatttatttatatacaacaaaatatgaaagaatatataaaagaaatatattttgtgaaaaaataaaaaatgaaataaacattttttaaataatatcaaAAGTGTTGATCATTCTAATAACATTCTATGTTGCACACAAAGAGAAAaatttatttcaaaaaaaaaaaaatatatattatatatatattaatttattttatattataatttatcttttaatactTTTATGAATTAAAAACCGAATGATTTAAaattgtatacatatatatatataatatatataaatatatttttttttgtactcaaaaagaaaaaaaaaaaaaaatttattaaatataattatatatttataaatgtacGTATAAGAATTTAATTAGGGAatcatttctattttttatttgtattgttatttatttatttattatttttttttttttttaaattaaatctatttcatatttttcttttataattgttgttatttatttattttttttctcattgaatatttattttaaaaataaaattaagagCACAGACACATagaatacatttatatttgacagaaaaaaattaaagcatattttatgttttgtgaactgcatatatatatatatatatatataatatgtatgtataatcatattcaagtatattatatatatatatatatatatattatatatattacatatataaatatatatatttttttatttttgttcttgaaaagataaagaacgatatatacctataatatatgaatatttatgtatgcaTTTATGATTTTCTTgtagtttttttattttattttattatatatatatatatatatatatatatatatttatttatttattttttttttttttcttgtttgttagttttgtattttttcttatgaattttatatgtttataatgttttgttattataacttgtaaatgtaattttttgaatgttttgttcatttttgtataaaatCATTCTATACATGAGAaagtgtttttttttaaaaggttATAATAgaagaataaaaatgtaatattataaaaa from the Plasmodium falciparum 3D7 genome assembly, chromosome: 14 genome contains:
- a CDS encoding syntaxin-6, putative, whose product is MNEQIDPFYEAKQEVDISVNKLQSLYNNWNNIPDKSSISAREKYNLIKEEIKYLNEDLNDLDNSVNIVKKNSYKFNISSQEIEERTQSLRIIRNLLNEITNNINNNVLSYNNNTNNDYNSVILKRQDNDLEELAESAERLHHAAITINTELKDQQKLLDELENEMDISNEKINFVTKKISHYLKTKNPKILSLICYLSLISLVLFFILIVS